From Candidatus Hoaglandella endobia, a single genomic window includes:
- a CDS encoding co-chaperone GroES: MKIRPLHDRVIIKRKEVEAKSAGGIVLTGSAAGKSTRGEVLAVGNGRILETGEVKALDVKVGDIVIFNDGYGVKVEKIDNDEVLIMSESDILAIVEK; this comes from the coding sequence ATGAAAATTCGTCCATTACATGATCGCGTTATCATCAAGCGTAAAGAAGTCGAAGCTAAATCTGCAGGGGGCATTGTTCTGACCGGCTCTGCGGCAGGTAAATCAACACGCGGCGAAGTATTAGCCGTGGGCAATGGCCGCATTCTAGAAACCGGCGAAGTAAAAGCACTGGACGTAAAAGTTGGCGACATCGTGATTTTCAATGACGGATATGGCGTAAAAGTAGAGAAAATCGATAACGATGAAGTGCTGATCATGTCCGAAAGCGACATCCTAGCTATCGTTGAGAAGTAA